One genomic window of Scylla paramamosain isolate STU-SP2022 chromosome 20, ASM3559412v1, whole genome shotgun sequence includes the following:
- the LOC135110273 gene encoding uncharacterized protein LOC135110273 isoform X3 codes for MASPKSNEPTEIRCEEKSRGGMCYEVILAEPSADKPTPPATSSPRPKSMTAEEIEQKLLQAEERRKSMEASRLASVGERMTRLEEASRKREENTAAFIAATQAALEDKLDTTTNNREAYLNGLRAKLSDHLNNVDGVRKQLEAQTNDLRQTIEDKLRSAEENRTENLGKMLEKLKEHEDYAQKVRLGHEEAIRQLEERIQAKIAVATNKRESEILKKLETLREHSNKITEAQELINRRQEEAKQQRAQEVAAKEERIKKIQDEKEAKRQEMTKEITEKLELVQENKNKEEEEVKKKAMEKLQKLEIADRNRLELAEKARKALEEHDRRAEMVRANKERIMAAEKQDAASSG; via the exons CCACCGAGATCAGGTGCGAGGAGAAGTCCCGCGGAGGCATGTGCTACGAGGTGATCCTGGCCGAGCCCTCCGCCGACAAGCCCACTCCCCCGGCCACTTCCTCCCCCCGCCCCAAGAGCATGACGGCCGAGGAGATCGAACAGAAGCTCCTGCAGGCTGAGGAACGCAGGAAG TCCATGGAGGCTTCCCGGCTGGCCAGCGTTGGAGAGCGCATGACCCGGCTGGAGGAAGCCAGTCGCAAGCGTGAGGAGAACACTGCTGCCTTCATTGCCGCCACACAGGCCGCCCTCGAAGACAAGctggacaccaccaccaacaaccgTGAAGCTTACCTCAACGGACTGCGCGCCAAGCTCTCCGATCAC CTGAACAACGTTGATGGAGTCCGCAAACAACTGGAGGCTCAGACCAACGATCTCCGCCAGACCATCGAAGACAAGCTGAGGTCTGCTGAGGAAAACAGGACTGAGAACCTTGGCAAGATGCTGGAGAAGCTGAAGGAGCAT GAGGACTATGCTCAGAAGGTGCGTCTGGGACATGAGGAGGCCATCAGGCAGCTCGAGGAGAGGATCCAGGCGAAGATTGCTGTTGCCACCAACAAGCGTGAGTCTGAGATTCTCAAGAAACTGGAGACCCTTAGGGAACAT TCCAACAAGATCACCGAGGCGCAGGAACTGATCAACCGGAGACAGGAGGAGGCCAAGCAGCAGAGGGCGCAGGAAGTGGCAGCCAAGGAGGAGCGCATCAAGAAGATCCAGGATGAGAAGGAGGCCAAGAGACAGGAGATGACCAAAGAAATTACAGAAAAGCTTGAGCTGGtacaggagaacaagaacaaggaggaagaggaggtgaagaagaaggcGATGGAGAAGCTGCAGAAGTTGGAGATTGCCGACCGTAACCGCCTGGAGCTGGCAGAGAAGGCGAGGAAGGCGTTAGAGGAACAC GATCGCCGCGCCGAGATGGTGCGAGCTAACAAGGAGCGCATCATGGCAGCTGAGAAGCAGGACGCCGCCTCTTCTGGCTAA
- the LOC135110273 gene encoding axoneme-associated protein mst101(2)-like isoform X2 yields the protein MIIGLVRDSFLRCFCQTCSVNSALPGRYHKKPLKKIQKKPKCKQPKKGRKYVATEIRCEEKSRGGMCYEVILAEPSADKPTPPATSSPRPKSMTAEEIEQKLLQAEERRKSMEASRLASVGERMTRLEEASRKREENTAAFIAATQAALEDKLDTTTNNREAYLNGLRAKLSDHLNNVDGVRKQLEAQTNDLRQTIEDKLRSAEENRTENLGKMLEKLKEHEDYAQKVRLGHEEAIRQLEERIQAKIAVATNKRESEILKKLETLREHSNKITEAQELINRRQEEAKQQRAQEVAAKEERIKKIQDEKEAKRQEMTKEITEKLELVQENKNKEEEEVKKKAMEKLQKLEIADRNRLELAEKARKALEEHDRRAEMVRANKERIMAAEKQDAASSG from the exons GCCGGTACCACAAGAAGCCACTGAAGAAGATCCAGAAGAAACCCAAGTGCAAACAgccaaagaagggaaggaagtatgTGG CCACCGAGATCAGGTGCGAGGAGAAGTCCCGCGGAGGCATGTGCTACGAGGTGATCCTGGCCGAGCCCTCCGCCGACAAGCCCACTCCCCCGGCCACTTCCTCCCCCCGCCCCAAGAGCATGACGGCCGAGGAGATCGAACAGAAGCTCCTGCAGGCTGAGGAACGCAGGAAG TCCATGGAGGCTTCCCGGCTGGCCAGCGTTGGAGAGCGCATGACCCGGCTGGAGGAAGCCAGTCGCAAGCGTGAGGAGAACACTGCTGCCTTCATTGCCGCCACACAGGCCGCCCTCGAAGACAAGctggacaccaccaccaacaaccgTGAAGCTTACCTCAACGGACTGCGCGCCAAGCTCTCCGATCAC CTGAACAACGTTGATGGAGTCCGCAAACAACTGGAGGCTCAGACCAACGATCTCCGCCAGACCATCGAAGACAAGCTGAGGTCTGCTGAGGAAAACAGGACTGAGAACCTTGGCAAGATGCTGGAGAAGCTGAAGGAGCAT GAGGACTATGCTCAGAAGGTGCGTCTGGGACATGAGGAGGCCATCAGGCAGCTCGAGGAGAGGATCCAGGCGAAGATTGCTGTTGCCACCAACAAGCGTGAGTCTGAGATTCTCAAGAAACTGGAGACCCTTAGGGAACAT TCCAACAAGATCACCGAGGCGCAGGAACTGATCAACCGGAGACAGGAGGAGGCCAAGCAGCAGAGGGCGCAGGAAGTGGCAGCCAAGGAGGAGCGCATCAAGAAGATCCAGGATGAGAAGGAGGCCAAGAGACAGGAGATGACCAAAGAAATTACAGAAAAGCTTGAGCTGGtacaggagaacaagaacaaggaggaagaggaggtgaagaagaaggcGATGGAGAAGCTGCAGAAGTTGGAGATTGCCGACCGTAACCGCCTGGAGCTGGCAGAGAAGGCGAGGAAGGCGTTAGAGGAACAC GATCGCCGCGCCGAGATGGTGCGAGCTAACAAGGAGCGCATCATGGCAGCTGAGAAGCAGGACGCCGCCTCTTCTGGCTAA
- the LOC135110273 gene encoding axoneme-associated protein mst101(2)-like isoform X1: MIIGLVRDSFLRCFCQTCSVNSALPAGRYHKKPLKKIQKKPKCKQPKKGRKYVATEIRCEEKSRGGMCYEVILAEPSADKPTPPATSSPRPKSMTAEEIEQKLLQAEERRKSMEASRLASVGERMTRLEEASRKREENTAAFIAATQAALEDKLDTTTNNREAYLNGLRAKLSDHLNNVDGVRKQLEAQTNDLRQTIEDKLRSAEENRTENLGKMLEKLKEHEDYAQKVRLGHEEAIRQLEERIQAKIAVATNKRESEILKKLETLREHSNKITEAQELINRRQEEAKQQRAQEVAAKEERIKKIQDEKEAKRQEMTKEITEKLELVQENKNKEEEEVKKKAMEKLQKLEIADRNRLELAEKARKALEEHDRRAEMVRANKERIMAAEKQDAASSG; the protein is encoded by the exons CAGGCCGGTACCACAAGAAGCCACTGAAGAAGATCCAGAAGAAACCCAAGTGCAAACAgccaaagaagggaaggaagtatgTGG CCACCGAGATCAGGTGCGAGGAGAAGTCCCGCGGAGGCATGTGCTACGAGGTGATCCTGGCCGAGCCCTCCGCCGACAAGCCCACTCCCCCGGCCACTTCCTCCCCCCGCCCCAAGAGCATGACGGCCGAGGAGATCGAACAGAAGCTCCTGCAGGCTGAGGAACGCAGGAAG TCCATGGAGGCTTCCCGGCTGGCCAGCGTTGGAGAGCGCATGACCCGGCTGGAGGAAGCCAGTCGCAAGCGTGAGGAGAACACTGCTGCCTTCATTGCCGCCACACAGGCCGCCCTCGAAGACAAGctggacaccaccaccaacaaccgTGAAGCTTACCTCAACGGACTGCGCGCCAAGCTCTCCGATCAC CTGAACAACGTTGATGGAGTCCGCAAACAACTGGAGGCTCAGACCAACGATCTCCGCCAGACCATCGAAGACAAGCTGAGGTCTGCTGAGGAAAACAGGACTGAGAACCTTGGCAAGATGCTGGAGAAGCTGAAGGAGCAT GAGGACTATGCTCAGAAGGTGCGTCTGGGACATGAGGAGGCCATCAGGCAGCTCGAGGAGAGGATCCAGGCGAAGATTGCTGTTGCCACCAACAAGCGTGAGTCTGAGATTCTCAAGAAACTGGAGACCCTTAGGGAACAT TCCAACAAGATCACCGAGGCGCAGGAACTGATCAACCGGAGACAGGAGGAGGCCAAGCAGCAGAGGGCGCAGGAAGTGGCAGCCAAGGAGGAGCGCATCAAGAAGATCCAGGATGAGAAGGAGGCCAAGAGACAGGAGATGACCAAAGAAATTACAGAAAAGCTTGAGCTGGtacaggagaacaagaacaaggaggaagaggaggtgaagaagaaggcGATGGAGAAGCTGCAGAAGTTGGAGATTGCCGACCGTAACCGCCTGGAGCTGGCAGAGAAGGCGAGGAAGGCGTTAGAGGAACAC GATCGCCGCGCCGAGATGGTGCGAGCTAACAAGGAGCGCATCATGGCAGCTGAGAAGCAGGACGCCGCCTCTTCTGGCTAA